The segment CACGAGATGAAGCCCGCGCTCCCGACGTCGACGGGTGCCTGGCTGATGTCGACTTTCCACCAGTTGTCGGCAGGGAACAGTGGCCACGGCTGCGGTAACGGACCCGCCGGCTGCGCTCCCGCCACCCCCACGACAAGCCCGAGCATTGCCAGCACGTGCGTGAGACGGGGAATCGCCATGATCGGGAATCGGCGCGGAGATGCCGGAGGCTTAGGGCTTACGGACGGCGCGTCATGCCGATGCAGGGGCGACGCATGCGTCGCCCCTGCGCTCAAGGGATCGCGCCGCGCGCGGGTGGCGCCGGATGGGGCCGCCCCGCCCGTGCCGACGAGCCTCCCCCGTACAAGTGCTTGTGGCGAGGAGGACGGGTGGGGCTGTCCGGCGACAGGACCCGCGTCACAGCGGTCGACCGGCTCTTGTACGATCGCGGGCGATGTTGATCCTGTCGCACATCGTGAAGCGGTATGGCACGCGGACGGCTGTCGACGATCTGTCGCTCGAGGTCAGGCAGGGCGAGATTGTCGGGCTGCTCGGACCGAACGGGGCCGGCAAGAGCACCACGATGCACGTGGCGACGGGACTGCTGGCGCCAGACGCGGGGACGGTGACCATCGGTCGCTACGGTTCGCCCTCGCAATCGGCCGCGCGGCGACGGCTGGGCTTCGCGCCGCAGAACCTCGCCGTATACGACCTGCTCTCGGCGGAAGAGAATCTCACGTTCTTCGCGCAGTTGTATGGGCTGTCTGGTGCCGCGCGCGTCGCGCGCGTCGAGGCGTCGCTGGCCCTCGCCGGACTGACCGAACGCCGCCACGATCGCGTGGGTGCCTACTCGGGCGGCATGAAGCGGCGCCTCAACATCGCCGCCGCCATCCTGCACGAGCCAGAGCTCGTGCTGCTCGACGAGCCCACCGTTGGCGTGGACCCGCAATCGCGCAACTCGATCTTCGACAGCATCGAGGCCCTCAAGGCGCAGGGCCGCGCCATCGTGTACAGCACGCACTACATGGAAGAAGCGGTCCGTCTCTGCGATCGCGTGGCGATCATCGACCAGGGCCGCGTGCTCGCGCTCGACACGGTGCCCGGCCTCATCGCGAGCCACGCGGGACCGCCGCGCCTCCACGTGCGCACCGCCGGTCGCGATATCGCGATGGAGACGCGT is part of the Acidobacteriota bacterium genome and harbors:
- a CDS encoding ABC transporter ATP-binding protein is translated as MLILSHIVKRYGTRTAVDDLSLEVRQGEIVGLLGPNGAGKSTTMHVATGLLAPDAGTVTIGRYGSPSQSAARRRLGFAPQNLAVYDLLSAEENLTFFAQLYGLSGAARVARVEASLALAGLTERRHDRVGAYSGGMKRRLNIAAAILHEPELVLLDEPTVGVDPQSRNSIFDSIEALKAQGRAIVYSTHYMEEAVRLCDRVAIIDQGRVLALDTVPGLIASHAGPPRLHVRTAGRDIAMETRDPLGELNRLAADAPIESFHVEAPTLEQVFLSLTGHTLRD